Proteins encoded within one genomic window of Sulfolobales archaeon:
- a CDS encoding chromatin protein Cren7, with product MPCKPIKIVDRTTGKEVEIAPIKIWSVGPRGRKMVKLGLFKSPETGKYFRAKVPDDYEC from the coding sequence ATGCCTTGCAAACCTATTAAGATAGTTGACAGAACAACAGGAAAAGAAGTGGAGATTGCCCCTATAAAGATCTGGAGTGTAGGTCCTAGAGGAAGAAAAATGGTTAAACTAGGACTTTTCAAAAGTCCTGAGACCGGAAAATATTTTAGAGCAAAAGTTCCTGACGACTACGAGTGCTAG
- a CDS encoding ATP/GTP-binding protein has translation MFFIIVVGLAGSGKSTLASAFSEWLSSHNLDPAIINLDPAAESLQYTPDFDIRKYVDARDIMYRYRLGPNGALITAVDLMVNHVDEIREFIDGRKANYYIIDTPGQMEIFAFRETGPLILDEIIGDRKAVTVFLVDSSLAVRPSFFASSLFLALSAYARIRRPQIGVLSKADLFPEEQLERIISWSEDPYQLLTDLKEERLGLVEDVILALAESGSQSIELIPVSSVTWKGFDELYAAIQRVFAGGEDYYTEEPSEFF, from the coding sequence ATGTTCTTCATAATAGTAGTAGGATTAGCAGGTTCTGGCAAGTCAACTCTCGCATCAGCTTTTAGTGAGTGGCTTTCATCTCATAATCTGGATCCAGCTATTATAAATCTGGATCCAGCTGCTGAAAGCCTTCAGTATACTCCTGATTTTGATATTAGAAAATATGTTGATGCTAGAGATATAATGTATAGGTATAGGCTAGGACCTAATGGAGCTCTTATAACAGCTGTCGATCTCATGGTGAATCACGTGGATGAGATAAGAGAATTTATAGATGGTAGGAAGGCTAACTATTATATAATAGATACTCCGGGGCAGATGGAAATATTCGCATTTAGAGAGACAGGTCCTCTAATTCTCGATGAGATCATAGGTGATAGAAAAGCTGTCACAGTATTTCTAGTAGATTCATCTCTAGCCGTAAGACCTTCTTTCTTCGCTTCATCATTATTTCTGGCTCTCTCAGCCTATGCAAGGATCAGAAGACCTCAGATAGGTGTTCTCTCAAAAGCAGATCTATTTCCGGAAGAACAGCTTGAGAGAATAATCTCATGGTCAGAAGATCCCTATCAACTTCTAACAGATCTAAAGGAAGAAAGATTAGGACTAGTTGAAGATGTGATACTAGCTCTCGCAGAATCAGGTTCTCAATCTATAGAACTTATACCAGTGTCCTCAGTAACATGGAAGGGCTTTGACGAGCTCTACGCTGCAATACAAAGAGTGTTTGCGGGAGGAGAAGATTACTATACTGAAGAACCCTCTGAGTTCTTCTAA
- a CDS encoding 30S ribosomal protein S26e produces the protein MPKKRESRGRRKGDKGYIGRIQCDQCGALVPEDKAICVTRMYTPVDPQLAIELEKKGALIPRYPVKRCYCVSCAIFMGIIKVRAEEERKIPPKRSAL, from the coding sequence ATGCCTAAGAAAAGAGAGAGTAGAGGTAGAAGAAAAGGAGATAAAGGATATATAGGAAGAATACAATGCGATCAATGTGGAGCTCTTGTTCCAGAGGATAAAGCTATCTGCGTGACTAGAATGTACACACCAGTAGATCCTCAGCTAGCTATAGAGCTTGAGAAGAAGGGCGCTCTAATACCTCGATATCCTGTTAAAAGATGCTATTGCGTGAGCTGTGCAATATTCATGGGCATTATCAAGGTCAGAGCTGAGGAGGAGAGAAAGATACCTCCGAAAAGATCTGCATTATAG
- a CDS encoding ribosome biogenesis/translation initiation ATPase RLI, with translation MTRLAVIDYESCHPDKCGGMPCVRFCPVNRGGTIAIEPSKEKEGKPVIYEATCIGCGICVKKCPFEAISILNIPDELEKKVIHRYGVNAFKLYGLPTPVEGGIVGILGKNGTGKTTALKILGGEILPNLGDYTRPAEKDEILRRFRGSEIYNHFRDLFNKKIRVVHKIQNIEIIQRYIKGRVREILSRIDERGLLKDLVERLMMHNMIDKDVRELSGGELQKLAISAALLRDANLYLFDEPSSYLDVGERLRIAMSIRDFIPKNARTLVVEHDLAVLDYISDYVSIVYGEPGVYGVFSRIYGVSVGINNFLQGYLPSENMMIRREPIRFLDKEASEDYRGDKKILTGWSRLRKSIGGFSLDAEEGEIYRSEILGVLGPNAIGKTTFIRIIAGEIEPDEGFTHTTGLRISYKPQFISIASVGGSEDETVEEYIRREAPDLLQQESWLYVDVTRKLGIHKMLTKKLEELSGGELQKIVIARSLAKDADIYLLDEPSAHIDVEDRITISRAIRRSVENRNKAAIVVDHDLSIIDFIADRVIVFSGEPGVRGLASSPTGLRKGMNKLLSQLKVTFRRDPKTRRPRMNKPGSYYDRLQKEIGEYYYTPKEETGEE, from the coding sequence ATGACAAGACTAGCAGTAATAGACTACGAAAGCTGTCATCCTGATAAATGCGGTGGAATGCCTTGTGTTAGATTCTGCCCAGTGAATAGAGGTGGTACGATAGCTATTGAACCTAGTAAAGAAAAAGAAGGAAAACCTGTGATATATGAGGCTACATGTATAGGTTGTGGAATATGTGTTAAGAAATGCCCCTTTGAAGCTATAAGCATATTAAATATACCTGATGAATTGGAGAAGAAGGTAATCCACAGATATGGTGTGAATGCATTCAAACTATATGGTCTCCCCACACCCGTTGAAGGAGGGATCGTAGGGATTCTGGGTAAGAACGGTACTGGAAAAACCACAGCACTAAAAATACTTGGAGGAGAGATCCTTCCTAACCTAGGAGATTATACCAGACCTGCTGAGAAAGATGAGATCTTAAGAAGATTCAGAGGATCAGAGATCTATAACCACTTCAGAGATCTTTTCAATAAAAAGATCAGAGTCGTACACAAAATCCAGAATATCGAGATTATACAGAGATATATTAAAGGAAGAGTCAGAGAAATCCTATCGAGAATAGATGAAAGAGGTCTTCTAAAGGATCTTGTGGAAAGGCTTATGATGCATAATATGATCGATAAGGATGTGAGAGAACTGAGCGGTGGAGAGCTTCAGAAACTAGCTATATCAGCAGCTCTTCTCAGAGATGCCAATCTATATCTTTTTGATGAACCATCATCATATCTAGATGTAGGTGAGAGACTTAGAATAGCTATGAGTATTAGGGATTTTATTCCGAAAAATGCTAGAACTCTGGTTGTAGAACATGATCTAGCAGTTCTCGACTATATATCAGATTATGTTTCCATAGTATATGGAGAGCCTGGAGTTTACGGGGTTTTCTCCAGGATCTACGGTGTTAGTGTTGGTATTAATAACTTCCTTCAAGGTTATTTACCTTCAGAGAATATGATGATCCGTAGAGAGCCTATAAGATTTCTAGATAAAGAAGCTTCAGAAGATTATAGAGGTGATAAAAAGATTTTAACAGGTTGGAGTAGACTTAGGAAAAGTATTGGAGGGTTCTCTCTGGATGCTGAGGAAGGAGAGATCTATAGGTCTGAGATCTTAGGAGTTCTAGGACCCAATGCTATTGGAAAAACCACCTTCATAAGAATAATAGCTGGCGAGATAGAACCAGATGAGGGTTTCACACATACTACAGGTCTTAGAATAAGCTATAAACCCCAGTTTATATCAATAGCATCAGTAGGAGGATCTGAGGATGAAACCGTTGAAGAATATATTAGAAGAGAAGCTCCAGATCTCCTCCAACAGGAGAGCTGGCTATATGTAGATGTTACGAGAAAACTTGGGATTCATAAAATGCTTACGAAGAAACTTGAAGAACTGAGCGGTGGAGAGCTTCAGAAGATAGTTATTGCTAGAAGTCTCGCTAAAGATGCAGATATATATCTTCTAGACGAGCCTTCTGCACATATAGATGTTGAAGATAGGATCACGATCTCTAGAGCTATTAGAAGAAGTGTGGAGAATAGAAATAAAGCTGCCATAGTAGTGGATCATGATCTAAGTATAATTGATTTCATAGCAGATAGAGTTATAGTCTTCAGTGGAGAGCCTGGTGTTAGAGGTCTTGCTTCAAGTCCTACAGGTCTTAGAAAAGGTATGAATAAACTTCTCTCACAGCTTAAAGTCACCTTTAGAAGAGATCCTAAGACTAGAAGACCTAGAATGAATAAACCTGGAAGTTATTACGATAGACTTCAGAAAGAAATTGGAGAGTACTACTACACTCCTAAGGAGGAGACTGGGGAAGAATGA
- a CDS encoding ZPR1-type zinc finger protein — protein sequence MEEAYIEEKTTCPVCGREAWHRVKRIQTRIGLVEVRSISCDFCGYKHSDEHLIQPLEYGPEEIILRIENPSDLRRYILKSRHAIIEIPELGIEIYPGPDARDEIYPVEGLLEKYIDRISGYCENSENQEECMNIVGKLRRVLEYGEKITILIRDPSRLSRELENI from the coding sequence ATGGAGGAGGCGTATATTGAAGAGAAAACAACATGCCCTGTATGCGGTAGAGAAGCCTGGCACCGAGTTAAGAGGATTCAGACAAGGATAGGATTGGTTGAGGTGAGATCTATATCATGCGATTTCTGCGGGTACAAACACTCTGATGAACACCTGATCCAACCATTAGAGTACGGTCCTGAGGAGATCATATTAAGAATAGAGAATCCAAGTGATCTAAGAAGATATATTCTTAAATCTAGGCATGCTATCATTGAAATACCTGAGCTAGGGATCGAGATATATCCAGGTCCTGATGCCAGAGATGAGATATATCCTGTAGAAGGCTTGCTTGAGAAGTATATTGATAGAATTAGCGGGTATTGTGAAAATTCTGAAAACCAAGAAGAATGCATGAATATAGTTGGGAAGCTTAGAAGAGTCTTGGAATACGGTGAGAAGATAACCATCTTGATAAGAGATCCTAGTAGGCTCTCTAGAGAATTAGAAAACATCTAA
- a CDS encoding PfkB family carbohydrate kinase, producing MIYLISSFTEDIIDLGGEKRKSLGGPALYGGYTLHILGNRFIIETSLDSYLREILEREYPQLSKVIRINRSCEKHFIFRHFYRASRRISYLDEEGCEIDFDLESFEKSGISFIIISPVYREISLYNLERITKIGIPVAVDLQGFVRYTDNDKIIRTSIGIDLLKKFYRVSLIHAGVEEVEELSRDPLESLDIIARITKAMIVVISMGRRGFLSRVDGEGVYHVEALMGGVSGDETGCGDILLTSLLSSILKGFSISESLRIASFVAGLRVLRGFPFHIDLEEIIGNIDKIGIRKIS from the coding sequence GTGATCTATCTTATATCAAGCTTCACAGAAGATATAATAGATCTTGGTGGAGAGAAGAGGAAAAGCTTAGGAGGCCCAGCTCTCTACGGAGGTTATACGCTACATATTCTTGGAAATAGATTCATTATAGAAACCTCTCTAGACTCCTATCTAAGAGAGATCCTTGAGAGAGAATATCCTCAATTATCTAAAGTAATTAGAATTAATAGATCTTGCGAGAAACATTTTATATTCAGACATTTCTACAGAGCTTCTAGAAGGATCTCATATCTAGATGAGGAGGGTTGCGAGATAGATTTTGATCTTGAAAGCTTTGAGAAGAGTGGGATCTCTTTCATAATAATCTCTCCAGTGTATAGAGAGATCTCTCTATATAATCTCGAGAGAATAACGAAAATCGGAATTCCTGTAGCAGTAGATCTTCAAGGTTTTGTGAGGTATACTGATAATGATAAGATCATAAGAACTAGTATAGGCATAGATCTTCTGAAGAAATTTTATAGGGTATCACTGATTCATGCAGGAGTTGAAGAAGTTGAGGAGCTGTCAAGAGATCCTTTAGAGTCTCTAGATATAATAGCGAGAATCACCAAGGCTATGATAGTGGTCATATCTATGGGGAGAAGAGGTTTTCTCTCAAGAGTGGATGGAGAAGGGGTGTATCATGTTGAAGCTTTAATGGGTGGTGTCAGCGGTGATGAAACAGGATGTGGAGATATACTTCTAACATCTCTGCTATCATCTATCTTGAAGGGTTTTAGTATATCTGAAAGTCTTAGAATAGCGTCTTTTGTAGCGGGTTTGAGAGTCTTAAGAGGATTTCCTTTTCATATAGATCTCGAGGAAATCATAGGTAATATTGATAAAATTGGTATCAGAAAGATCTCTTAA
- a CDS encoding metal-dependent transcriptional regulator, whose amino-acid sequence MILKSRRIYEYLAIMRSEMLEKGVSSLRLRDIYNRAGVKPSSAHEYVTKLIDEGLVSRIDRGRYTIAEKGLESLENVMWSHGVIEIFFHKVLGLDPDDACKIASKIDYLLPYEAVEKLCIMLGHPSKCPHNQEIPHRGCGEGLKGVFLGCFLKDSNLKRSF is encoded by the coding sequence GTGATTCTGAAAAGCAGAAGAATCTATGAGTACCTGGCTATTATGAGGAGTGAGATGCTGGAGAAAGGTGTAAGCAGTCTAAGACTTAGAGATATCTATAATAGAGCTGGCGTAAAGCCTTCCTCAGCACATGAGTATGTTACAAAACTTATTGATGAAGGTCTTGTCTCCAGGATAGATCGTGGTAGGTATACTATAGCCGAGAAAGGTTTAGAAAGTCTTGAGAATGTTATGTGGTCTCATGGTGTAATTGAGATTTTCTTCCATAAGGTATTAGGATTGGATCCTGATGATGCCTGCAAGATCGCTTCAAAGATCGATTATCTTCTCCCCTATGAAGCCGTGGAGAAGCTCTGTATAATGCTAGGACATCCATCCAAATGCCCTCATAATCAAGAGATACCTCATAGAGGTTGTGGAGAAGGTCTGAAAGGAGTTTTTCTAGGATGTTTTCTAAAAGATTCGAATCTTAAGAGATCTTTCTGA
- a CDS encoding AIR synthase family protein has protein sequence MRIGKLTPEELNRLILSRTGARDPKVIVGGSVGEDAAIIDIGGGLALVVHTDPITGSLDLLGFLGIMIPSNDIAVRGVKPSWASVNIFLPPQTTESEIDRITRQIHEAAERLSIAIVGGHTEYTDAVKRPVIVSTIFGIGSSDKVITTRGAKTGDLVIMTKTAGIEGTAILARDFRKILLEKGVSESVIRRASEYYNKISVLEEALTLASKGIPSSMHDPTEGGIIAGLAEIAYASGKSIEVYIERIPISQETRELSEAMGIDPLKMLSSGSLLACVPRDRVDEALSALREKGIDAEIIGEVVEKKEYLLSLISESRRIYIKNPYVEDPVIKLFNSMLG, from the coding sequence ATGAGAATAGGTAAGCTCACACCTGAAGAGCTTAATAGACTCATACTCTCAAGAACAGGTGCTCGAGATCCTAAGGTCATAGTTGGAGGGAGCGTAGGAGAAGATGCTGCAATCATAGATATCGGAGGAGGTCTTGCTCTAGTAGTTCATACTGATCCTATAACAGGATCTCTAGATCTACTAGGGTTCCTAGGGATCATGATTCCTTCAAATGATATAGCGGTGAGAGGGGTGAAACCGTCCTGGGCTTCAGTAAATATATTCCTACCACCCCAGACCACAGAAAGCGAGATAGATAGGATCACAAGACAGATCCACGAAGCCGCAGAAAGACTTTCAATAGCCATTGTTGGAGGACATACAGAGTATACAGATGCTGTGAAAAGACCTGTGATAGTTTCAACTATTTTCGGCATAGGGTCTAGCGATAAAGTGATTACCACAAGAGGTGCTAAGACAGGAGATCTTGTTATAATGACTAAGACAGCAGGTATAGAGGGTACGGCAATCCTAGCAAGAGACTTTAGGAAGATACTCTTAGAGAAGGGTGTTAGTGAGAGTGTTATTAGAAGAGCATCGGAGTATTATAATAAAATATCAGTATTAGAGGAAGCATTAACACTGGCTTCAAAAGGTATTCCCTCCTCTATGCATGATCCTACGGAGGGCGGGATCATTGCAGGACTTGCAGAGATAGCCTATGCATCAGGTAAATCAATAGAGGTTTACATAGAGAGAATACCTATATCTCAAGAGACAAGAGAGCTCTCCGAAGCTATGGGTATAGACCCTCTTAAGATGCTTAGCTCAGGATCTCTTCTCGCATGTGTACCTAGAGATAGAGTTGATGAAGCTCTCTCAGCTCTCAGAGAAAAAGGTATAGATGCTGAGATCATAGGAGAGGTTGTTGAAAAGAAAGAATATCTTCTCAGCCTGATATCAGAGAGTAGAAGAATATATATTAAAAACCCCTATGTAGAGGATCCCGTTATAAAGCTTTTCAACAGCATGCTTGGATAA
- a CDS encoding preprotein translocase subunit Sec61beta encodes MSVRRKKEGPGPVTAAGLVSFYRDVEPLIQLKPLLVFLITASFTAAVAVARIFLTPS; translated from the coding sequence ATGAGTGTTAGAAGAAAGAAAGAAGGTCCAGGACCTGTCACAGCAGCAGGTCTTGTATCATTCTATAGAGATGTGGAACCTCTCATCCAATTAAAACCTCTCCTCGTATTTCTGATCACAGCATCATTCACAGCAGCGGTAGCTGTTGCAAGAATATTTCTAACTCCATCCTAG
- a CDS encoding metal-dependent hydrolase — MKRSAHLMFGIGMSVLAGFTLPLEKTVLVVLGGLVGSTAPDMDLRFRHRVFLHNITSLIVISITIYVILTLFGAPPDLLKPVLAGFIIGYISHILGDLITYRGVALFYPFSKRMFRTPLGSSDSLVVNLIGYMLGFIMIILFIYMKLS, encoded by the coding sequence ATGAAGAGATCTGCTCATCTGATGTTTGGAATCGGCATGAGTGTTCTAGCAGGATTTACTCTTCCTCTGGAAAAAACAGTTTTAGTGGTCTTAGGAGGATTAGTAGGATCTACAGCTCCTGATATGGATCTTAGGTTCAGGCACAGGGTTTTTCTCCATAATATAACTTCTTTGATAGTGATATCGATCACGATCTATGTGATTCTCACCTTATTTGGAGCACCTCCAGATCTTCTGAAACCTGTTCTCGCAGGCTTTATCATAGGATATATATCTCATATATTAGGTGATCTGATCACATATAGAGGAGTAGCTCTCTTCTATCCATTCAGCAAGAGAATGTTTAGAACTCCTCTAGGCTCTAGTGATTCTCTGGTTGTAAACTTGATTGGGTATATGCTGGGATTCATCATGATAATCCTCTTCATCTACATGAAACTTAGTTAG
- a CDS encoding archaellin/type IV pilin N-terminal domain-containing protein, giving the protein MRSVRKAVSPLIATIILIAVTLTVAVIVIAWITGIFGTTTGPTEKLKIFQDARLVVNQTGNYVNFSVTIKNEGTTIVTFNRVYIKELPSCSTTSPTDIKLSGGKTQLPSGDDGTLTVQFTNCQVQPGITYNVVILTNAGNAYTVPVTAELGG; this is encoded by the coding sequence ATGAGATCTGTTAGGAAAGCAGTTTCACCCTTAATAGCAACTATAATTCTCATAGCAGTCACCCTAACAGTAGCAGTCATAGTGATAGCATGGATCACCGGGATATTCGGAACAACAACAGGCCCCACTGAAAAACTTAAAATCTTCCAGGATGCCAGACTTGTAGTTAACCAAACCGGCAACTATGTGAATTTCTCAGTAACCATTAAGAATGAAGGTACAACTATCGTGACATTTAACAGAGTCTATATTAAAGAGCTACCTTCCTGTAGCACCACTTCTCCCACCGACATAAAACTATCAGGTGGTAAGACTCAACTCCCAAGTGGTGATGATGGAACTTTAACGGTTCAGTTCACCAATTGTCAGGTACAGCCTGGTATAACATATAATGTTGTTATACTCACGAACGCTGGTAATGCGTATACGGTTCCTGTGACTGCCGAGCTTGGCGGGTGA
- a CDS encoding adenylate kinase family protein — translation MCIIVGVSGTPGVGKSYVSRKLSTLLNGVYIDLSQKILEEKLYQGYDHERDSYIADPDKINSFLRRICEENKNRYIIVDSHYAEIIQPGILWRLFVLRADPRIIARRLCERGWSKEKILENVEAEILGVCLYNAVEEQDPFKICEILEEDLDRAVERILRIISGEEKCEILYVDWLRILEDETPEEIVKRSCG, via the coding sequence TTGTGCATCATAGTAGGAGTCTCAGGAACACCTGGTGTTGGGAAGAGTTATGTCTCAAGAAAACTCTCTACACTTCTAAATGGTGTATACATAGATCTATCTCAGAAGATTTTAGAGGAAAAACTATACCAAGGCTATGATCATGAGAGAGATTCTTATATTGCAGATCCTGATAAGATAAATAGCTTTCTGAGAAGAATCTGTGAAGAGAATAAGAATAGATATATTATTGTTGACAGTCATTATGCGGAGATAATACAGCCAGGGATCTTATGGAGATTATTTGTTCTTAGAGCGGATCCTAGGATTATTGCAAGAAGACTTTGTGAGAGAGGCTGGTCTAAGGAGAAGATCTTGGAGAATGTGGAGGCTGAGATACTAGGTGTATGTCTTTATAACGCAGTTGAAGAACAGGATCCTTTTAAAATATGTGAGATCTTGGAAGAAGATCTTGATAGAGCTGTAGAGAGGATCTTAAGAATAATATCAGGAGAGGAAAAATGTGAGATTCTATACGTGGATTGGCTGAGGATCTTAGAGGATGAGACTCCAGAAGAGATCGTAAAGAGATCTTGTGGCTAG
- the gatB gene encoding Asp-tRNA(Asn)/Glu-tRNA(Gln) amidotransferase subunit GatB — translation MKAVIGLEIHLQVTSSKTKLFCSCSSDYRRSPPNRNICPICLGLPGVLPKPNSYVIEKALMLSLALESKISSHLIFSRKHYFYPDLPKGYQISQFTYGRISAIAYGGSLEIQVGGVRKKIGIRRINIEEDPAKIVYPERDPWKSSYVLIDYNRSGIPLIEVATEPDLESAEEAVKFVEKLLELADHLDITDPSLEGSFRVDANISVEGGERVEIKNIGSLKDLDRAIRYEILRQKRIIESGEKIRRETRHWDDITGSTVSARHKEFEEEYRYMPEPDIPPLEISEEYIEKIRSSMPELPWIMKRRFEEKYKLSEYEAGVLVSRKWLARFFEDVVRIYKNPGKVADLLINDFLGRVNEAGGRFDLVKAGPEQIAELLDLLDKKIISIKILKEILGRVMFEGIDPRKLVEEKNITVVSEDQILEELIDRVMRENPKAVEDARRNPKAINYLVGQVMKLTQGRADPEKVNSILRKKLGYEK, via the coding sequence ATGAAAGCTGTAATAGGTCTTGAAATACATCTTCAAGTCACATCTTCTAAGACTAAGCTCTTTTGCTCATGCTCCTCAGATTATAGGAGATCTCCTCCTAATAGAAACATATGTCCAATATGTCTAGGACTTCCAGGGGTTCTTCCCAAGCCTAATTCTTATGTTATTGAGAAGGCTTTAATGCTCTCGCTAGCTCTCGAATCTAAGATCTCTTCTCATCTTATCTTCTCGAGAAAACACTACTTCTATCCAGATCTTCCTAAGGGCTATCAGATATCTCAATTCACATATGGTAGGATCTCAGCTATAGCTTACGGAGGATCTCTAGAGATCCAGGTTGGAGGTGTTAGAAAGAAGATTGGTATAAGAAGAATTAATATAGAAGAAGATCCTGCGAAGATAGTCTATCCGGAGAGAGATCCTTGGAAAAGCTCTTATGTTCTAATAGATTACAACAGATCTGGAATCCCTCTAATCGAGGTAGCCACAGAACCAGATCTTGAAAGTGCTGAGGAGGCTGTTAAATTTGTTGAAAAACTTTTAGAGCTTGCGGATCATCTTGATATAACAGATCCTTCTCTAGAGGGATCTTTCAGAGTTGACGCGAACATATCTGTAGAAGGTGGAGAGAGAGTTGAAATAAAGAACATAGGATCTTTAAAGGATCTTGATAGAGCTATAAGATACGAGATTCTCAGACAGAAGAGAATTATAGAAAGTGGTGAAAAGATAAGAAGAGAGACAAGACATTGGGATGATATCACAGGAAGCACTGTATCTGCAAGACATAAAGAGTTCGAGGAGGAATACAGATACATGCCAGAGCCAGACATACCTCCTCTAGAGATATCAGAAGAGTATATAGAAAAGATAAGAAGTTCTATGCCAGAGCTTCCATGGATTATGAAGAGAAGATTTGAAGAGAAGTACAAGCTCTCTGAATATGAAGCTGGGGTTCTCGTCTCGAGAAAATGGCTTGCAAGATTCTTTGAAGATGTTGTGAGAATCTATAAGAATCCTGGGAAGGTTGCAGATCTTCTTATAAATGATTTTCTAGGTAGAGTTAATGAAGCCGGTGGAAGATTTGATCTCGTGAAAGCAGGACCTGAGCAGATTGCGGAGCTTCTAGATCTTCTCGATAAGAAGATCATAAGTATAAAGATTCTGAAGGAGATTCTTGGCAGAGTAATGTTCGAGGGAATAGATCCTAGAAAACTTGTTGAAGAGAAAAATATAACTGTTGTCTCAGAGGATCAGATCCTTGAAGAGCTAATCGATCGAGTTATGAGAGAGAATCCTAAGGCTGTTGAAGATGCGAGAAGAAATCCTAAGGCTATAAACTATCTCGTAGGCCAGGTGATGAAGCTCACACAAGGAAGAGCAGATCCTGAAAAGGTTAATTCTATTCTGAGAAAGAAGTTAGGCTATGAGAAGTGA